A part of Legionella sainthelensi genomic DNA contains:
- a CDS encoding peptidoglycan DD-metalloendopeptidase family protein codes for MISSFFKKLLYLFLPLILVGCGKNWAPVSELRWYSQKVHIVKRGETLYSIAFRYDTDYQTLARLNHINPPYSLRVGQVINLRNIPRNKRVSRNFKTYKPYYAPPKPRPVIIHSPANRYARSASGWLWPVSGRVVTTFIPDQGKKGINIACKKGEKVLAAASGVVAYAGSGLAGYGNLIIIKHNYGYLTAYGHNARVMVAEGQHVKAGQVIAEAGVIDHKYIGVHFEIRKSGVPVNPLNYLQKG; via the coding sequence ATGATAAGTTCATTTTTTAAAAAGCTCTTATACCTTTTTCTCCCACTGATTTTGGTGGGTTGTGGAAAAAATTGGGCTCCGGTGAGTGAGTTACGCTGGTATTCTCAAAAAGTACATATTGTGAAACGCGGAGAAACTCTTTATTCAATCGCATTTCGTTATGATACCGATTATCAGACTTTGGCGCGTTTAAATCATATTAATCCTCCATACTCTTTAAGAGTTGGGCAAGTTATTAACTTACGAAATATTCCACGTAATAAGCGGGTTTCGCGCAATTTTAAGACATATAAGCCGTATTATGCTCCTCCTAAGCCAAGACCAGTCATAATCCATTCACCAGCGAATCGATATGCTCGTTCTGCCTCAGGTTGGTTATGGCCAGTTAGCGGGCGTGTTGTAACTACATTTATTCCTGATCAGGGTAAAAAAGGCATAAACATTGCATGTAAAAAAGGTGAAAAAGTACTTGCAGCAGCAAGTGGTGTAGTAGCTTATGCTGGAAGTGGCCTAGCAGGTTATGGTAACTTAATTATTATTAAACATAATTATGGGTATTTAACTGCTTATGGTCATAATGCAAGAGTCATGGTTGCAGAGGGGCAGCACGTGAAGGCAGGACAGGTTATTGCCGAAGCTGGTGTTATTGACCATAAGTATATAGGTGTTCATTTTGAAATTAGAAAATCAGGTGTTCCTGTCAATCCATTGAATTATCTACAAAAAGGTTGA
- the surE gene encoding 5'/3'-nucleotidase SurE, with the protein MRVLISNDDGVFAPGINVLAKELSTFVDIEVVAPDRNRSGASNSLTLSQPIKVKKLENGYYSVEGTPTDCVHLAVTGFLNSEIDMVVSGINEGGNLGDDILYSGTVAAAMEGRYLGLPALAISMVGHDIQHYETAAIITKQLVMQLSIHRLPSQTILNVNIPNLPLDKIKGLQVTRLGTRHGAEPVVKDTDPRGRPIYWIGLPGAEADAGPGTDFYAINEGYVSITPLHLDMTNYKLFDQLAHWLDGIHVQEA; encoded by the coding sequence ATGAGAGTATTGATCAGTAATGATGATGGAGTTTTCGCACCTGGGATTAATGTCTTAGCTAAAGAACTTTCAACTTTTGTAGATATTGAAGTGGTTGCCCCGGATAGAAATAGAAGTGGAGCAAGTAATTCTTTAACATTATCACAACCAATAAAAGTTAAAAAATTAGAAAATGGGTATTACAGTGTTGAAGGCACTCCAACTGACTGTGTTCATTTAGCAGTAACTGGATTTCTAAACTCTGAAATTGATATGGTTGTTTCTGGAATTAACGAAGGTGGAAACTTAGGCGATGATATCCTTTATTCAGGTACAGTCGCAGCTGCTATGGAAGGTCGTTATTTGGGGTTGCCTGCACTTGCAATTTCAATGGTTGGGCATGATATTCAACATTATGAAACAGCAGCAATTATTACAAAGCAATTAGTGATGCAACTTAGTATACACCGGTTGCCTTCACAGACTATTTTAAATGTTAATATCCCGAATTTACCTCTAGATAAAATAAAGGGGTTGCAAGTCACTCGATTAGGAACACGTCATGGTGCAGAGCCTGTTGTCAAGGATACTGATCCCCGAGGACGACCTATTTACTGGATTGGTCTCCCAGGGGCAGAAGCTGATGCAGGCCCTGGAACTGATTTTTATGCCATTAATGAAGGTTATGTTTCGATTACACCCCTTCATTTAGATATGACAAACTATAAATTGTTTGATCAGTTAGCCCACTGGCTTGATGGTATCCATGTTCAAGAAGCATAA
- a CDS encoding NAD-dependent malic enzyme has protein sequence MLDFKLQRDPQTGEQYLETSICGKPLLTTPQLNKGTAFTNEERKEFGLLGKLPHRVETLEEQVKRAYLQYSSYTTRLQQNIYLNNLHDKNQILFYKLIIKHLGEMLPTIYTPIVGTAVKRFSHEYRQPRGLYISHSDKNQIEEILKNRSNPEIDVIVVTDGEGVLGIGDQGIGGMDIPVAKLMVYCLCGGIEPTRTLPIFLDVGTNNQDLLNDPMYLGCRHPRINPAAYDDFISAFVHEIHKQFPNAFLHWEDFGRGNARRILEKFQDQLCTFNDDIQGTGAVTLAALLAACDVTNSKLQEQRIVVFGAGSAGTGISDQIVDAMVREGLSPEEAYQRFWLIDRQGLLLNTDPDLTEAQKPYTRDPKEITQWAINEKHHPSLTDTVRHVKPTILIGCSAQPGAFSQDIIETMSTHCERPIIFPLSNPDERCEAKPADILTWSQGKALIATGTAFPPVEFHNRMVQIAQCNNALVFPGIGLGVLSVNATRLTKDMILAAAHALCKFAPSKKESYLPLLPSLDDAQTVAKEIAIAVARCAIDSGYAQKNQDADLEKLVVDMFWEPRYLPFKFTKP, from the coding sequence ATGCTTGATTTTAAATTGCAACGTGATCCACAAACTGGTGAACAATATCTTGAAACTTCTATTTGTGGTAAACCCCTTTTAACTACACCACAGTTGAATAAAGGCACAGCATTCACTAATGAAGAAAGAAAAGAATTTGGCTTATTAGGCAAACTTCCCCATCGAGTTGAAACACTTGAGGAGCAAGTGAAACGTGCGTACTTACAATATTCAAGTTATACGACACGTTTGCAACAAAATATTTATTTGAATAACTTACATGATAAAAATCAAATTCTTTTTTATAAGTTAATTATCAAACATTTAGGTGAAATGCTACCTACAATTTATACCCCTATTGTAGGAACAGCAGTAAAACGCTTTAGTCATGAATACAGACAACCTCGTGGTTTATACATTTCTCATTCAGATAAAAATCAAATTGAAGAAATACTAAAAAATCGCTCTAACCCTGAAATCGACGTGATCGTTGTAACGGATGGTGAGGGTGTACTAGGTATTGGAGATCAAGGTATCGGTGGCATGGATATTCCAGTTGCTAAATTAATGGTCTATTGTTTATGCGGAGGTATTGAACCGACACGAACTTTACCTATATTTCTTGATGTAGGCACAAACAATCAAGATTTGTTAAATGATCCTATGTACTTAGGATGTCGTCATCCACGCATTAATCCAGCAGCATATGATGATTTTATTTCTGCTTTTGTTCATGAAATTCATAAGCAGTTTCCCAATGCCTTTTTACATTGGGAAGATTTTGGACGAGGGAATGCACGACGTATCTTAGAAAAATTTCAAGATCAATTATGTACCTTTAATGATGACATTCAAGGAACGGGTGCCGTAACCTTAGCGGCATTATTAGCTGCTTGCGATGTGACAAACTCAAAATTACAGGAACAGCGCATTGTAGTTTTTGGCGCAGGCTCAGCAGGTACTGGAATTAGCGACCAAATTGTTGATGCTATGGTGCGTGAAGGGCTCAGCCCCGAAGAGGCCTATCAACGCTTTTGGCTAATCGACAGGCAAGGTTTATTGCTCAATACCGACCCAGATCTTACTGAGGCTCAAAAACCTTATACTCGTGATCCTAAAGAAATCACGCAATGGGCAATTAACGAAAAGCATCATCCCTCACTTACTGATACAGTGAGACATGTTAAACCTACCATTCTTATTGGTTGTTCTGCTCAGCCAGGAGCTTTTTCACAAGACATCATTGAAACAATGTCTACTCATTGCGAGCGCCCTATTATTTTTCCACTCTCTAATCCAGATGAACGATGTGAAGCAAAACCCGCGGATATATTAACCTGGAGCCAAGGAAAAGCATTGATTGCAACAGGGACAGCATTCCCTCCAGTAGAATTCCACAATCGTATGGTACAAATTGCTCAATGTAATAATGCGTTGGTATTCCCGGGAATTGGTCTTGGAGTACTTTCTGTAAATGCTACTCGACTCACTAAAGATATGATTTTGGCTGCTGCACATGCTCTTTGCAAATTTGCACCAAGCAAAAAAGAAAGTTACCTTCCCTTACTTCCTTCCTTAGACGATGCCCAAACAGTCGCTAAAGAAATCGCTATAGCTGTAGCTCGTTGTGCTATTGACTCAGGGTATGCTCAGAAAAACCAAGATGCTGACTTGGAAAAATTAGTAGTTGATATGTTTTGGGAGCCTCGATATTTACCGTTTAAATTTACAAAACCCTAG
- a CDS encoding protease inhibitor I42 family protein, with protein sequence MKRVLGCLFLSISTMTYANDNLTLDVNMSSPSFEVTLPANPTTGFQWSVVHYNKKLLTLSNSSYEQPKTKLMGAGGQMHFIFTLQKGINYPESTEIQMKYARSWEPSSATMKTIKVNFVKTDGKK encoded by the coding sequence ATGAAAAGAGTACTTGGCTGTTTATTTCTGAGTATTTCAACGATGACTTATGCAAATGATAATCTAACTCTAGATGTTAATATGAGTAGTCCAAGTTTCGAAGTCACTTTACCGGCAAATCCAACTACCGGATTTCAATGGTCTGTTGTTCATTACAATAAGAAGTTATTAACTTTAAGTAATAGTTCTTATGAACAACCGAAAACTAAACTTATGGGCGCTGGTGGCCAAATGCATTTTATTTTTACTTTACAAAAAGGAATAAACTATCCTGAAAGTACTGAAATTCAAATGAAATATGCACGCTCTTGGGAACCCTCGAGTGCGACAATGAAAACTATTAAAGTGAATTTTGTGAAAACGGATGGTAAGAAGTAA